From a single Nicotiana tomentosiformis chromosome 2, ASM39032v3, whole genome shotgun sequence genomic region:
- the LOC138906111 gene encoding uncharacterized protein: MDVQVLANQFMILDVSEPSRVLACFVVEPSLLERIKARQFDDPHLLVLKDTMQRGGAKEIVIGDVCVMRLQGRICVPNVDGLRDLILEEAHSSHYSIHPGATKMYHDLKQHYYWRSMKKDIVAYAHVYWSL, encoded by the coding sequence atggatgttcaggtcttggcCAATCAATTTATGatattggatgtttcggagccaagtcgggttcttgcttgctTTGTGGTTGAGCCATCATTGTTGGAacgtatcaaggctcgccagtttgatgatcctcacttgttggtgctGAAGGACACGATGCAACGGGGAGGTGCTAAGGAGATTGTGATTGGTGATGTTTGTGTTATGCGACTTCAAggccggatttgtgttccaaatgtggatgggttgagagatttgataCTTGAAGAGGCTCATAGCTCGCactattctattcacccgggtgccacgaagatgtaccatgacttgaaacaacactattatTGGCGGAGCATGAAGAAAGATATCGTTGCTTATGCCCATGTATATTGGTCTCTTTGA